The Streptomyces luteogriseus genome includes a window with the following:
- a CDS encoding 4-hydroxybenzoate 3-monooxygenase: protein MTRPLPSADSGAPQRFSVVVVGAGPAGLTVGSILRAASVDCLVLETETREFIEQRPRAGVIEEWAVHGLEKRGLARNLLDRAELHTACEFRFDGERYRFPYGELTGSHHFVYPQPLLVTDLVREYADVRGGAIRFGVRDVHVHDADTDRPWVSYICPGTGELQVVHCDFVAGCDGARGVSRAALPPERVRIARHDYGIGWLALLAEAPPSTDCVLFGCHERGFAGQMPRSPEVTRYYLQCPPGDDVENWPHERVWSELRERLGAAGVPPLAEGRLIEKRVLDMHDYVVEPMAHGRLFLAGDAAHLVAPIAAKGMNLALHDAFLLGDALVAWLTTGDGSGLDGYAQACLRRVWDYQEFSQWLSEVYHGTAAGDPFRAGTALARLRRLFTSPTAAAAFAEQYLGTAARY from the coding sequence ATGACCCGCCCCCTTCCGTCCGCCGACTCCGGTGCCCCGCAACGCTTTTCGGTCGTTGTCGTGGGCGCCGGCCCCGCGGGTCTGACCGTCGGCAGCATCCTGCGTGCCGCGTCCGTGGACTGCCTGGTGCTGGAGACCGAGACCCGGGAGTTCATCGAACAGCGGCCCCGGGCCGGGGTCATCGAGGAGTGGGCCGTACACGGTCTGGAGAAGCGGGGCCTCGCCCGCAACCTGCTGGACCGCGCCGAACTGCACACCGCGTGCGAGTTCCGCTTCGACGGCGAGCGGTACCGGTTCCCGTACGGTGAGTTGACGGGCAGTCACCATTTCGTCTATCCACAGCCGTTGCTGGTGACGGACCTGGTGCGCGAGTACGCCGACGTCCGGGGCGGCGCGATCCGCTTCGGCGTCCGGGACGTGCACGTCCACGACGCCGACACCGACCGGCCGTGGGTGTCGTACATCTGCCCCGGGACGGGTGAACTCCAGGTCGTGCACTGCGATTTCGTCGCGGGCTGTGACGGGGCCCGCGGGGTGAGCCGAGCCGCGCTCCCGCCCGAGCGGGTGCGGATCGCGCGGCACGACTACGGTATCGGCTGGCTGGCGCTGCTCGCCGAGGCGCCGCCGTCCACCGACTGCGTGCTGTTCGGCTGCCACGAGCGCGGCTTCGCCGGTCAGATGCCCCGCAGCCCCGAGGTGACCCGCTACTACCTCCAGTGCCCGCCGGGCGACGACGTGGAGAACTGGCCGCACGAGCGCGTCTGGTCGGAGCTGCGGGAGCGGCTCGGGGCGGCCGGTGTGCCGCCGCTGGCCGAGGGCCGGCTGATCGAGAAGCGCGTGCTGGACATGCACGACTACGTGGTCGAGCCGATGGCGCACGGCCGGCTCTTCCTCGCCGGCGACGCGGCCCATCTGGTCGCCCCGATCGCCGCCAAGGGCATGAACCTCGCCCTGCACGACGCCTTCCTGCTCGGCGACGCCCTGGTCGCGTGGCTCACCACCGGTGACGGCAGCGGCCTCGACGGCTACGCGCAGGCGTGTCTGCGGCGCGTGTGGGACTACCAGGAGTTCTCGCAGTGGCTGTCCGAGGTGTACCACGGCACGGCGGCGGGCGACCCGTTCCGCGCGGGCACCGCACTCGCCCGGCTGCGCCGTCTGTTCACCTCGCCCACGGCGGCCGCCGCCTTCGCCGAGCAGTACCTCGGGACGGCGGCGCGCTACTGA
- a CDS encoding CoA-binding protein yields MYGDEATVRRILTELGDTWAVVGLSSNQRRAAYGVAAVLQRFGKRVVPVHPKAETVHGEQGYASLADIPFDVDVVDVFVNSDLAGAVADEAVAKGAKGVWFQLDVIDEAAYERTRAAGLEMVMDRCPAIEIPRLSHHGVQKP; encoded by the coding sequence GTGTACGGCGACGAGGCAACGGTCCGCAGGATCCTCACCGAGCTCGGCGACACCTGGGCCGTGGTGGGCCTGTCGTCGAACCAGCGGCGCGCGGCGTACGGCGTCGCGGCCGTGCTCCAGCGCTTCGGCAAGCGCGTCGTGCCGGTGCACCCGAAGGCGGAGACGGTGCACGGGGAGCAGGGGTACGCGAGCCTGGCGGACATCCCCTTCGACGTGGACGTCGTCGACGTGTTCGTGAACAGCGACCTCGCCGGGGCCGTCGCGGACGAGGCGGTCGCCAAGGGCGCGAAGGGCGTCTGGTTCCAGCTCGACGTCATCGACGAGGCGGCGTACGAGCGGACCCGCGCGGCGGGCCTGGAGATGGTGATGGACCGCTGCCCGGCGATCGAGATCCCACGGCTGTCTCATCACGGCGTACAGAAACCCTGA
- a CDS encoding ABC transporter substrate-binding protein, with protein MPLARPARAAALLAAGSLLLTGCGGAASTDAKAAVTLTNCGHEVRVAAPPRHAVSLNQGTTEILLSLGLADRLAGTATWTDPVMKGLEKADAKVPRLADNNPSFERVLDTEPDFVAASFVSTLGKGGVATREQFEKLGVPTYVSPSDCAGKDNSGGGDGARDKALDIDTVYGEVRDLATVFGVKKRGDALVASLQQRMKKATAGIDASDVTLLYWFANSESPYLAGCCGAPGIITRALGAKNVFDDTHEEWPQVNWETVADRDPDVLVIGDLTRKSQTAESAAKKIAFLESNPVTRTMDAVRHKRYVLLSGQAMNPTIRTVEGVEQVAAGLRRFGLVK; from the coding sequence GTGCCCCTCGCCCGACCCGCCCGTGCCGCCGCCCTGCTCGCGGCCGGCTCCCTGCTCCTGACCGGCTGCGGCGGCGCCGCGTCCACCGACGCCAAGGCGGCAGTCACCCTCACCAACTGCGGGCACGAGGTCCGCGTCGCCGCCCCGCCGCGCCACGCCGTGTCCCTTAACCAGGGCACCACCGAGATCCTGCTCTCCCTCGGCCTCGCCGACCGCCTCGCGGGCACGGCCACCTGGACCGACCCCGTGATGAAGGGGCTGGAGAAGGCCGACGCGAAGGTGCCGCGCCTCGCCGACAACAACCCGTCCTTCGAACGCGTCCTGGACACCGAGCCCGACTTCGTCGCCGCGTCCTTCGTCTCCACCCTCGGCAAGGGCGGCGTCGCCACCCGCGAGCAGTTCGAGAAACTCGGTGTCCCCACCTACGTCTCCCCGTCCGACTGCGCCGGCAAGGACAACTCGGGCGGCGGCGACGGCGCCCGCGACAAGGCCCTGGACATCGACACCGTCTACGGCGAAGTCCGGGACCTCGCGACCGTGTTCGGGGTGAAGAAGCGCGGCGACGCACTCGTGGCCTCGCTCCAGCAGCGCATGAAGAAGGCCACGGCCGGCATCGACGCCTCCGACGTCACCCTCCTCTACTGGTTCGCGAACTCCGAGTCGCCCTACCTGGCGGGCTGTTGCGGGGCGCCCGGCATCATCACCCGGGCCCTCGGCGCGAAGAACGTCTTCGACGACACGCACGAGGAGTGGCCGCAGGTCAACTGGGAGACCGTCGCCGACCGTGACCCCGACGTCCTGGTCATCGGCGACCTGACCCGCAAGTCCCAGACCGCCGAGTCGGCCGCGAAGAAGATCGCCTTCCTGGAGTCCAACCCCGTCACGAGGACCATGGACGCCGTCCGGCACAAGCGGTACGTGCTCCTCAGCGGGCAGGCCATGAACCCGACCATCCGCACCGTCGAGGGTGTGGAGCAGGTCGCCGCCGGGCTGCGCCGGTTCGGACTGGTGAAGTGA
- a CDS encoding FecCD family ABC transporter permease, which produces MTAQGLPAVGTRPRRRAGLVLGAAGTVALVVSLAVAITIGPADIGVGDVWSVVAAHLGLGSSELTPIRDGIVWQLRLPRTLLAAVCGAGLAVCGAVMQSLLRNPLADPFVLGVSSGASTGAVLVVVLGVGGGALSVSGGAFLGALLSFGLVLLLSHTLGGTTDRVVLAGVAAMQLFSALTSFVVMTSADAETTRGVLFWLLGSLGGAGWTDVWLCAAVLAVALVVCLSYARTLDAFAFGQDAAAALGVSLARTRLVLLCVTALLTAALVSSAGAIGFVGLVLPHAARALTGPGHTRLLPVTALAGAVFLVWVDTLARTVLDPQEVPVGVVTSLIGVPAFVAVLYRTRRVR; this is translated from the coding sequence GTGACCGCCCAGGGTCTGCCTGCTGTCGGGACCAGGCCCCGGCGCCGGGCAGGACTCGTGCTCGGCGCGGCCGGGACCGTCGCGCTCGTCGTCTCCCTCGCCGTGGCCATCACCATCGGTCCCGCCGACATCGGCGTCGGTGACGTGTGGTCCGTGGTGGCCGCCCATCTCGGCCTCGGCAGCTCGGAGCTGACGCCGATCCGGGACGGGATCGTCTGGCAGCTGCGACTGCCCCGCACCCTGCTCGCCGCCGTGTGCGGGGCCGGACTCGCCGTGTGCGGTGCGGTGATGCAGTCGCTGCTGCGCAACCCGCTGGCCGACCCCTTCGTGCTCGGGGTGTCCTCGGGCGCCTCCACCGGAGCGGTCCTCGTGGTCGTGCTGGGCGTGGGCGGCGGCGCCCTGTCGGTGTCCGGGGGCGCGTTCCTCGGCGCCCTGCTGTCGTTCGGGCTGGTGCTGCTGCTCAGCCACACCCTCGGCGGCACCACCGACCGGGTCGTCCTCGCGGGCGTCGCCGCCATGCAGCTCTTCTCCGCCCTCACCTCCTTCGTCGTGATGACCTCCGCCGACGCCGAGACGACCCGAGGCGTGCTGTTCTGGCTCCTCGGCTCGCTCGGCGGCGCCGGCTGGACCGACGTGTGGCTGTGCGCTGCCGTACTGGCCGTGGCCCTGGTGGTCTGCCTGTCCTACGCCCGTACCCTCGACGCCTTCGCCTTCGGGCAGGACGCGGCGGCCGCGCTCGGGGTGTCCCTCGCCCGGACCCGTCTGGTGCTGCTGTGTGTCACGGCCCTGCTCACAGCCGCGCTGGTCAGCTCGGCCGGGGCGATCGGCTTCGTCGGCCTGGTCCTGCCGCACGCCGCGCGGGCCCTGACCGGACCCGGGCACACGCGGCTGCTGCCGGTCACCGCCCTCGCGGGAGCGGTGTTCCTCGTGTGGGTGGACACCCTGGCCCGCACCGTCCTCGATCCGCAGGAGGTCCCGGTGGGGGTCGTGACGTCACTGATCGGGGTGCCGGCCTTCGTGGCGGTGCTGTACCGGACGAGGAGAGTGCGATGA
- a CDS encoding ABC transporter ATP-binding protein — protein sequence MSDTGAAVEAEGAVSGAEAPVAGLRAERVSRRADGRLILDGVALAPETGSTVGVLGPNGSGKSTLLRLLAGLLTPTSGVVTLDGTPLGDLPRRTVARRLAVVEQQSDTQIELTVEDVVRLGRVPHRRAWTPASADDERAVRAALERTGLDARAGQPWHTLSGGERQRVQIARALAQEPRELLLDEPTNHLDIHHQLDLLALITGLPVTTVVALHDLNLAAMYCDRVVVLSAGRVVAAGTPGDVLTAELMADVYGVRAAVSSEGPEGRPHVRFLGTLV from the coding sequence ATGAGTGACACGGGGGCGGCGGTGGAGGCGGAGGGCGCGGTGAGCGGGGCGGAGGCACCGGTGGCGGGGCTGCGGGCCGAGCGGGTCAGCCGCCGCGCCGACGGGCGTCTCATTCTGGACGGCGTCGCCCTCGCGCCGGAGACCGGCTCCACGGTCGGCGTCCTCGGACCCAACGGCTCCGGCAAGTCCACGCTGCTGCGGCTGCTGGCCGGGCTGCTCACGCCGACCTCGGGAGTCGTCACCCTCGACGGCACACCGCTGGGCGACCTGCCCCGCCGCACGGTCGCCCGGCGCCTCGCCGTGGTCGAGCAACAGTCAGACACCCAGATCGAGTTGACGGTCGAGGACGTCGTACGGCTGGGCCGCGTCCCGCACCGCCGCGCCTGGACCCCCGCCTCGGCGGACGACGAACGGGCGGTGCGCGCCGCCCTGGAGCGCACGGGCCTCGACGCCCGGGCCGGACAGCCCTGGCACACCCTCTCGGGCGGCGAACGCCAGCGGGTGCAGATCGCCCGCGCGCTCGCCCAGGAGCCCCGCGAACTCCTCCTCGACGAGCCCACCAACCACCTCGACATCCACCACCAGCTCGACCTCCTCGCTCTGATCACGGGCCTGCCGGTCACCACCGTGGTGGCCCTGCACGACCTCAACCTCGCCGCGATGTACTGCGATCGGGTCGTCGTGCTGTCCGCGGGGCGGGTCGTGGCCGCGGGCACTCCGGGCGACGTGCTCACGGCGGAGCTCATGGCCGACGTGTACGGGGTGCGGGCCGCCGTCAGCAGCGAAGGGCCCGAGGGCCGGCCTCATGTGCGGTTCCTGGGCACGCTGGTCTGA
- a CDS encoding SixA phosphatase family protein, whose amino-acid sequence MIERAGAGPLRRLIVLRHAKSAWPLDVADHERPLAPRGRRDAPAAGRALADADLLPDLALCSTAVRARRTWDLAAAEWGTPPPVRHDRRLYAAGPSGLLAVVHEVPAEVETLLLIGHNPGLEELVLALAGDGLDDTLEQVRTKFPTSAIAVLSWRGTAWRALAPGTALLTSVTVPRGAKK is encoded by the coding sequence GTGATCGAACGCGCCGGAGCCGGCCCGCTGCGCCGCCTGATCGTGCTGCGGCACGCCAAGTCCGCCTGGCCGCTGGACGTCGCCGACCACGAACGCCCCCTCGCCCCGCGCGGCCGCCGGGACGCCCCCGCTGCCGGGCGGGCCCTGGCCGACGCCGACCTCCTGCCGGATCTGGCGCTGTGCTCCACCGCCGTTCGCGCCCGGCGGACCTGGGACCTGGCCGCGGCCGAGTGGGGGACACCCCCGCCGGTCCGGCACGACCGGCGGCTGTACGCCGCCGGACCCTCCGGCCTGCTCGCCGTGGTGCACGAGGTGCCCGCCGAGGTGGAGACGCTGCTGCTGATCGGGCACAACCCGGGCCTGGAGGAACTGGTCCTGGCCCTCGCCGGTGACGGCCTCGACGACACCCTGGAGCAGGTCCGCACGAAGTTCCCCACGTCGGCGATCGCCGTCCTGTCCTGGCGCGGCACGGCCTGGCGGGCCCTCGCCCCCGGCACCGCGCTGCTCACGTCCGTGACCGTGCCCCGGGGCGCGAAGAAGTAG
- a CDS encoding YigZ family protein yields the protein MPDEYRTVAGAGVHETEVNRSRFLCALAPAATEQEAQDFIAAVRKEHADASHNCWAYVIGADASVQKASDDGEPGGTAGVPMLQMLLRRDMRYVVAVVTRYFGGVKLGAGGLIRAYGGAVGEALDSLGTRTRRRYRLATVTVDHQRAGKLENDLRTGGREVRDVRYGDAVTIEIALPDADVPAFRSWLADATAGTAGFEAGGEAYGDA from the coding sequence ATGCCCGACGAATACCGCACGGTCGCCGGCGCCGGCGTGCACGAGACCGAGGTCAACCGCTCACGCTTCCTGTGCGCCCTCGCCCCGGCGGCCACCGAGCAGGAGGCCCAGGACTTCATCGCCGCGGTCCGCAAGGAGCACGCGGACGCCTCCCACAACTGCTGGGCCTACGTCATCGGCGCCGACGCCTCCGTCCAGAAGGCGAGCGACGACGGCGAACCCGGCGGCACCGCCGGCGTCCCCATGCTGCAGATGCTGCTGCGCCGCGACATGCGGTACGTCGTCGCCGTCGTCACCCGCTACTTCGGCGGGGTCAAACTCGGCGCCGGCGGGCTCATCCGGGCGTACGGCGGGGCGGTCGGCGAGGCCCTGGACAGCCTCGGCACCCGCACCCGCCGCAGGTACCGGCTGGCCACGGTCACCGTCGACCACCAGCGGGCCGGCAAGCTCGAGAACGACCTGCGCACCGGCGGGCGCGAAGTCCGGGACGTGCGCTACGGGGACGCCGTCACCATCGAGATCGCCCTCCCGGACGCCGACGTGCCCGCCTTCCGGTCCTGGCTCGCCGACGCCACCGCCGGTACGGCCGGCTTCGAGGCGGGCGGGGAGGCGTACGGGGACGCCTGA
- a CDS encoding MFS transporter, whose translation MRTVTRKASPKATAGASTTTGPPRATGRDWAGLTVVLLAMFMSQIDMFIVNVAAPGIQADLNAGFGQLQFVIDGYVIAYAAGMVTGGRLGDRIGRKRTFQYGVAAFTLTSLLCALAPGPGTLIAARVLQGLSAAVMTPQVLSLIRAVFVHERDRARAVGAYGASIGAGVIAGLVGGGLLLDLDVAGLGWRMIFLINVPIGAAILCAAVPVVSESRSADRPRLDIAGAAFTAVLLPLVLIPLILGGEHGWPWWTYPCFVLGAVGTLAFLRWERRTEAAGNDPLLPARLLRARGFPLSMGTVLMFFSGNAGLFLVLTYHLQSGLRQTPLAASLVFVPLGLGFIVASAACRRLAARFGIGVSVAGGLVMAAGLVAVPAVTGLDGSDQAVALAAVMGVSGLGQGLVVAPLVDTVLTRVHPDDAGAGSGVLNTVTQAGMAFGVAVIGALYRGFLGTNPQSPGPDTDLTDFAEAFDRTAYVLAALAVGTALLAFRLGRVPAGASVEDGEGAEGRTGTGPR comes from the coding sequence ATGCGCACTGTGACACGGAAAGCGAGTCCGAAGGCCACGGCCGGGGCCTCCACCACCACCGGCCCTCCTCGAGCCACCGGACGGGACTGGGCGGGTCTCACCGTGGTCCTGCTGGCGATGTTCATGAGCCAGATCGACATGTTCATCGTGAACGTCGCCGCTCCGGGGATCCAGGCGGACCTGAACGCCGGGTTCGGCCAGCTCCAGTTCGTGATCGACGGGTACGTGATCGCTTACGCAGCGGGCATGGTAACCGGCGGCCGTCTGGGCGACCGGATCGGCCGCAAGCGCACCTTCCAGTACGGCGTGGCCGCCTTCACCCTGACGTCCCTGCTGTGCGCGCTCGCGCCCGGCCCGGGCACACTCATCGCGGCGCGGGTGCTGCAGGGCCTGTCGGCCGCGGTGATGACACCGCAGGTGCTCTCCCTCATCCGGGCCGTCTTCGTGCACGAGCGCGACCGCGCCCGGGCCGTCGGTGCCTACGGCGCCTCCATCGGCGCGGGCGTCATCGCCGGCCTCGTCGGCGGTGGCCTGCTGCTGGACCTGGACGTGGCGGGTCTGGGCTGGCGCATGATCTTCCTCATCAACGTGCCGATCGGCGCGGCGATCCTGTGCGCGGCCGTGCCCGTCGTCAGCGAGAGCCGCAGCGCGGACCGGCCGCGCCTGGACATCGCCGGGGCGGCCTTCACCGCCGTGCTGCTGCCCCTCGTCCTGATCCCGCTGATCCTCGGCGGTGAGCACGGCTGGCCCTGGTGGACGTACCCGTGCTTCGTCCTCGGCGCCGTCGGCACCCTGGCGTTCCTGCGCTGGGAGCGCCGGACGGAGGCCGCCGGAAACGACCCGCTGCTGCCGGCCCGGCTGCTGCGGGCCAGGGGGTTCCCGCTCAGCATGGGCACGGTGCTGATGTTCTTCTCGGGCAACGCCGGGCTGTTCCTGGTGCTCACCTATCACCTCCAGTCGGGCCTGAGGCAGACCCCGCTGGCCGCGAGCCTGGTCTTCGTGCCGCTCGGCCTCGGGTTCATCGTCGCCTCGGCCGCGTGCCGCAGGCTCGCCGCCCGGTTCGGTATCGGGGTGTCGGTGGCGGGCGGCCTGGTCATGGCGGCCGGTCTCGTCGCCGTGCCCGCCGTCACCGGCCTCGACGGCTCGGACCAGGCGGTCGCGCTCGCCGCCGTGATGGGCGTGTCCGGACTGGGGCAGGGCCTGGTCGTCGCGCCCCTGGTGGACACCGTTCTCACCCGGGTCCACCCGGACGACGCGGGCGCCGGGTCCGGTGTGCTCAACACCGTCACCCAGGCGGGGATGGCCTTCGGGGTAGCCGTCATCGGGGCCCTGTACCGCGGCTTCCTGGGTACCAATCCCCAGTCGCCGGGTCCGGACACGGACCTGACCGACTTCGCGGAGGCCTTCGACCGCACCGCGTACGTCCTCGCGGCCCTCGCCGTCGGCACGGCGCTGCTCGCGTTCCGGCTGGGCCGCGTCCCGGCGGGGGCGTCGGTCGAGGACGGGGAGGGGGCCGAGGGCCGGACCGGAACCGGGCCCCGCTGA
- a CDS encoding MarR family winged helix-turn-helix transcriptional regulator translates to MRTPERSDRRPAAAGPTGDDPADAIAAAWSRERPQTPVDSIGVVTRIWQLAKHFGDDRRRVLAEAGVDPATLDLLSVLRRSGPPYTMSTRDLAVHSLVTAGAVSQRVARAEREHLVTRRPAPGRSRAVLVELTTAGHELVERTVDRVLAREAELLEGLGAERQEALAELLRELLGDVQEQLNVRGVSHVGHEGLDHPEQG, encoded by the coding sequence ATGAGGACGCCGGAACGAAGCGATCGCCGGCCGGCCGCCGCGGGCCCGACAGGAGACGACCCCGCGGACGCCATCGCGGCCGCGTGGAGCCGCGAGCGCCCCCAGACCCCGGTGGACTCCATCGGCGTGGTCACGAGGATCTGGCAGCTCGCCAAGCACTTCGGCGACGACCGCCGGCGGGTCCTGGCCGAGGCGGGGGTCGACCCGGCCACCCTGGACCTGCTGAGCGTGCTGCGCCGCAGCGGGCCTCCCTACACGATGAGCACCCGGGACCTCGCCGTGCACTCCCTGGTCACCGCGGGTGCCGTCTCGCAGCGGGTCGCACGCGCCGAACGCGAACACCTGGTCACCCGCCGACCCGCCCCCGGCCGCAGCCGCGCGGTGCTGGTGGAACTGACCACGGCCGGGCACGAGTTGGTGGAGCGCACGGTGGACCGGGTGCTCGCGCGCGAGGCCGAGCTCCTCGAAGGCCTGGGCGCGGAGCGGCAGGAGGCACTCGCCGAGCTGCTGCGTGAGCTGCTCGGCGACGTGCAGGAACAGCTCAACGTGCGGGGCGTCTCCCACGTGGGGCACGAGGGCCTCGACCACCCGGAGCAGGGCTGA
- a CDS encoding SDR family NAD(P)-dependent oxidoreductase, whose product MADTDVMDGVREFGRPRAEGSAVIVTGGSRGLGRATTLRLAAQGCDLAVCGRDAASLKAVAEEVRALHGRVLRTERLDVLDESALAAFVRDSAAELGRVDGLVTVAGGVHGTDLRATEPSDWDRTCRLNVTHPAIALREAAGPLAETGGSAVLVSSVSGWKPAPPAQYAAAKAAQIHLAASLARELGPRGVRVNCVSPGSMLIEGKGWARLRDEDPEGYRRFEQEFPGGRLVDPRDVAEVIAFLLSGPARAVNGANIPVDGGQNAPSAYGY is encoded by the coding sequence GTGGCTGACACGGACGTCATGGACGGCGTACGGGAGTTCGGCCGGCCGCGGGCGGAAGGCAGCGCGGTGATCGTGACCGGCGGGAGCCGGGGCCTCGGCCGGGCGACCACGCTCCGGCTCGCCGCGCAGGGCTGTGATCTCGCCGTGTGCGGCCGGGACGCCGCCTCGCTGAAGGCGGTGGCCGAGGAGGTGCGGGCCCTGCACGGGCGCGTCCTGCGCACCGAGCGGCTGGACGTGCTCGACGAGAGTGCCCTCGCGGCGTTCGTACGGGACTCCGCCGCCGAACTCGGCCGGGTGGACGGCCTGGTGACGGTGGCGGGTGGCGTGCACGGCACGGACCTGCGTGCCACGGAACCGTCCGACTGGGACCGGACGTGCCGGCTGAACGTCACCCATCCCGCGATCGCCCTGCGCGAGGCCGCCGGACCGCTGGCCGAGACCGGGGGCAGCGCCGTGCTCGTCTCATCCGTCTCCGGCTGGAAGCCCGCACCGCCCGCCCAGTACGCGGCGGCCAAGGCCGCGCAGATCCACTTGGCCGCCTCCCTGGCCCGCGAGCTCGGGCCCCGGGGCGTCCGGGTCAACTGCGTCTCGCCCGGCTCGATGCTGATCGAGGGCAAGGGCTGGGCGAGGCTGCGGGACGAGGATCCGGAAGGCTACCGCCGGTTCGAGCAGGAGTTCCCCGGCGGCCGCCTGGTCGATCCGCGGGATGTCGCCGAGGTGATCGCCTTCCTGCTCTCGGGGCCGGCGCGGGCGGTCAACGGCGCGAACATCCCCGTGGACGGCGGACAGAACGCACCGAGCGCCTACGGCTACTGA
- a CDS encoding aldo/keto reductase family protein: protein MEFRRLGNSGLVISELAFGNWITHGAQIDEETAQACVRAALDAGITTFDTADVYSETRAETVLGKALAGQRREGLVLSTKVCHPVGPGPNDRGLSRKHVVEGCEASLRRLGTDYVDVYYAHRYDPGVPLEETMLAFADLVRSGKVLYVGVSEWTVEQISRAAGLARELRVPLVASQPQYSMLWRVIESQVVPACEREGLGQVVWSPLAQGILSGKYRPGAAAPADSRAGDDAGKGFVDMLVGHWLNDEGALRAVQELGPVAADLGLTMSQLALAWVLKNPSVSAAIIGASRPEQVKENVAASGVRLEQDVLDRIDGILGDYVVRDPARTG, encoded by the coding sequence ATGGAGTTCCGCCGGCTCGGCAACAGCGGCCTCGTGATCAGCGAGCTCGCGTTCGGCAACTGGATCACCCACGGTGCCCAGATCGACGAGGAGACGGCCCAGGCCTGCGTCCGGGCCGCGCTCGATGCGGGCATCACCACTTTCGACACCGCCGATGTGTACTCCGAGACCCGCGCCGAGACCGTGCTGGGCAAGGCACTCGCCGGTCAGCGACGTGAGGGCCTCGTGCTCTCCACCAAGGTATGCCACCCGGTGGGCCCCGGCCCCAACGACCGCGGCCTGTCCCGCAAGCATGTCGTCGAGGGCTGCGAGGCGTCGCTGCGCCGCCTCGGCACCGACTACGTCGACGTCTACTACGCGCACCGCTACGACCCTGGCGTACCGCTCGAAGAGACCATGCTGGCCTTCGCGGACCTGGTCCGCTCCGGCAAGGTGCTCTACGTCGGGGTGAGCGAGTGGACCGTCGAGCAGATCAGCCGCGCCGCCGGTCTCGCCCGGGAGCTGCGCGTCCCGCTGGTCGCGAGCCAGCCGCAGTACTCCATGCTGTGGCGGGTCATCGAGTCGCAGGTGGTGCCCGCGTGCGAGCGGGAGGGTCTGGGCCAGGTCGTCTGGTCGCCGCTGGCGCAGGGCATCCTCAGCGGCAAGTACCGTCCCGGCGCCGCCGCGCCGGCGGATTCACGGGCGGGCGACGACGCGGGCAAGGGCTTCGTCGACATGCTGGTCGGCCACTGGTTGAACGACGAGGGCGCTCTGCGGGCCGTCCAGGAGCTGGGCCCGGTCGCCGCGGACCTGGGTCTGACGATGAGCCAGCTCGCCCTCGCCTGGGTCCTGAAGAACCCGTCCGTCTCGGCGGCCATCATCGGCGCGAGTCGTCCGGAGCAGGTCAAGGAGAACGTCGCGGCCTCGGGCGTGCGCCTGGAGCAGGACGTGCTGGACCGCATCGACGGGATCCTCGGGGACTACGTGGTGCGGGACCCGGCGCGGACGGGCTGA